In Caloramator sp. E03, the sequence ATTTGTTGAAGGTGCAGCAAATAATATACTTATTATCTTGAAATATTACAAAAATAGAGGTTGTGATTTAGAAAGGGAAATTGAAAATATAAGAGTTAAGATGGGAAGTATTGATTCCTGCAATGACATTGAAACTTTAATGGCTTTCGAAGGAAATATTAGAGAACATTACTATAAATGTTTTGATAAAATAACTAAAAAAGAAGAATACGCATTTGAAAAAAGAAGCAAAAGACCTCCTTTAAATAAAATAAATGCTTTAATTAGTTTTGGAAATTCTTTGCTATATACAACGATATTAGGAGAGATATATCAAACCCAGCTTGATCCAAGGATAGGGTATCTTCATTCAACTAACACAAGAAAATTTACGTTAAATCTTGACGTTTCAGAAGTATTTAAGCCGTCAATTGTAGATAGGGTTATATTTTCTGTTATAAATAAAAATATTATATCCTCAAAGGATTTTCAGCAGCAACTTAATGGAATAATACTTGATGAAACTGGAAAAAAGAAGTTTATAGAAGAATATAATTCAAAACTTGAAACAGTATTTAACTATACAAAGCTTAATGCTAATGTAAGCTATAAAAGGCTTATAAGGCTTGAACTTTATAAGCTCCAAAAACATATAACTGACGATGAAGAATATACACCATACATTGGGAGGTGGTAGAATGTTTGTAATACTTGTTTATGATGTTGGGGAAAAAAGAGTAAATAAAGTTCTAAAAAAATGCAGGCAATACTTGAATTGGGTTCAAAACTCTGTTTTTGAAGGAGAAATTAGTGAAGGTAATATTAAAAAACTTAAAATGGAACTTAACAGTATAATCAAAAACAACGAGGATTCGGTTATAATCTATAATTTTCAAAATACAAGATATTCTGATAGAGAAGTTATGGGCCTTAAGAAAAATGGATTTGATATTATAATATGAAACCCTTCCTGTTTATTAGGAAGGGTTTAAATTTATATCCTAAACTTTGCAACTGATTGCATAAGCTCATTAGAAATTGATGTAAGTTCTTCAACTGAATGAGCAACTTCCTGGGCAGAGGCTGACATTTCTTGGCTTGAAGCTGAAATTTCCTCAGTTGAGGCAGAAGACTCCTCTATAATACTTGATACGTTTTCAGTTTTAGCTAAAACATCATTTTTAACATGAACTGTAAGGTCAACAGATTTATAAACATCTTCAATAGTTGGGACTATAGTCTCTACAGAATCTAATATGTTTTCAAAGGATTTTACTGTTTCATCAACGTTTTCTATTTGTGATTTAACCTGATTATCAACTTCCTTTGCTGTTACTATTACTTCCTTTGTATCTTGGTTTATGGAAAGTACTAAAGTTTTTATTTCATCAGCAAACTGTCTGGACTCTTCTGCAAGTTTTCTAACTTCTTCTGCTACAACAGCAAAACCTCTTCCAGACTCTCCGGCTCTGGCGGCTTCTATTGCAGCATTAAGTGCTAAAAGGTTTGTTTGCTCTGCAATAGTTGTTATAGCATCGGTTATGCTGCTAACCTTTGATATTGAATTTGAAAGGTTAATAACTTTGTTGTTTACAATATTAAAGGATTCTTTTATATTTTCAATAGACTGTAAAAGTTGATTAAGTTCACTTTTGCCAATATTAACTTTATTTTTTGTATTATGTGCTGAGTTTTTTACTAATTCTAGTTTTTCATAGATGTTATCCATATTTTTAGCAAGATCATGCATTAGGCTTACAACATCTAAAATCTCCTGGGATTGTGTTTGGGCACCTTTAGCCATTTCGTTCATTGTTGCAGATACCTGCTCAGAACTTGCCGCCATCTCCTGAGATGTTGAATTAAGTGAATTGCAGGCATTTTCTATTTTTTTAGTTTTTGAATTAATGTCGTTAATAATATCTTTAAATGAGCTTTGAAGAACATTTATTGCTTTTGATATATCTCCTAATTCATCTTTTTTCTTAATTAATTTTTCATTAAAATTATTTGATAAATCTCCTTTTGACATTAAATTTAAATAATCTTTTATTTCATTTAAAGTTGTTACAGAGTTTTTGGATAGTATGAATAATATTGACCCAACAACAAGAAATGAAATAATCCCTATAGCTGATAATATTATTGTTATTCTTGAAACTGAATCATAAACAGACTTCATTGAAAGTCCAACATCAATTGCCCCTATAAGTTTATTATCCACATATACAGGAGTTAAAACATCATAAACATTTACCTTTTTAACGTCATAATAGTATTCTGAAGAATATTCCTTCCCGTTAACAGCAGCAGTTTTGCTACCTTCATCTTTAAGCTCAATTCCAATCCTGTTTTTATCAGTATGAGCTACAGCTTTTAAGTTTGTGTCAATGAAAAGAGCGTATACTATATTAGGATTTTTACCTATTTCATCTATAATCGATTGATAGCTTGTTTTCTCAACTAAATCCTGAACTTTATTTGCAAGTAACCCTACTTGTACCATACCGCCCTTTGGGTTATGTACATATCCGTATTTATAGTAGTTATCATCTTCTGTACTTTTTCTTATGTTTTCCATGAAATTGTTTTGGCTTCCAGTTAAAACTGAATAAGATATATGTTTATTATCAAATGTATAGCCAATACTTGATTGGAGATTGGAATAAATTATTTTTCCAGAAGGATCAGTATAATTTATTTCATCAACTCCCATAGATTTTGCAATATTATTTAAAACTTCATTATTAATATAAGATTGCGACAATACTATATTGCAAGTTGTTTTTATCTTGTCTTCAATTTGTTCATTGAGAGAGTTATAGGCACTTTTACTTTGCTCTATTCTTTTTGCTAACTGTCTTGTTAAGTTTAATCCATCTTCTTTAGTTGTTTTAATTGTAGATACTCTTACAATATAACCTGATATTACCGTAATAAATACAAAAGTAATAAGAAGAATAAAAAGGGGCAGAAGTGTTAGTTTAAAATTTAACGAATTTAGGTTGAATTTTTTCTTCAATTTTTAATCCTCCCTTGCTGTTTTTTTAAATCTGTGCCACTGTTAAGATTAATAGATAATTTAAAAATAGTGATATTTTTAATAGTTTAATAATAAATTAAATTAAACTAAATAATTAAATAAAATTATGAAAAATTTCCAATCTATATTATAATATTTATTTGTTTCCAATACAAGACAATTTTTTATATTTTAACAAAAAAATCGACAAATTTTTAAAGATAAATGCTTAGATTTTTATTTTATAAGCAAAAAAATTTAATCTATGCAGGATTTAATATTATAATATAGAAAATATTATATTGGTAAAAAAGCAATCTAAATATATTTTTATTAAGAGGAGATTTTTATGATTAAAGTAGTTATTGCAGATGATGAAATGAAGGTTTGTCAGTTGATTTGTAATCTTATAGATTGGGAATCAATAGATATGAATATTGTTGGAATTGCAAATAACGGTGTTGAAGCCCTTGAACTAATAAAAAAACATAAGCCAGATATAGTAATAACAGACATAAGAATGCCAGGATATGATGGACTTGAGCTTATTAAATATGGAAAAGAGATAAAAGAGGATATAGATTTTATTATAATAAGTGGATATAGTCATTTTGAATATGCTAAAACTGCAATAAAATATGGAGTTATAGATTATTTATTAAAACCTATAAAAAAAGATGAGCTTTTAGAGATATTATATAAAATAAGAAAAAAGAATAAGCAAAGAGATGAGGATATATCTAACGAAAATATAAAACTTAATTTAAAAAAAGATCTTAGTAAATTAAGGTCATTGTTTTTTGTTGAAAAATTATTAAACAGTAATAAAAATATAAAAAAACTTACATTGGAAGAATGTAATACAAATTATTACTTTAAATTTCAAAAGGGCATTTTTCAAATATTAATTATCAAATTTGATTATGAATATGCAGCACAGATTGAAAATAGTTTAAATATCATAAAGGATAAGATAACTAATATAATAGAAAAAATGTTAAGACCGGAATGTTTTGAAATTGAGGTATATTTTAACAATAGCAGAGGATATTGTCTTTTAAATTACAAAGAAGAAAATAAAAAGATAATAAGAAAATTAATTAAAAATTGTTTAGATGAGTTCATTATTCAAAAAAATATCTATGGAAGAATTGAGTTTACAATAGGGCTTGGAGTAGCTGTTAAGGATATAAATGAGATAGAGAATTCTTTATTTACTGCTGAGGCAGCAGTTGATCAGCGTCTAATTGAAGGTACTGAAAAAATAATTGAGAATATACAATTAAAAAATAATAAAGATACTTCTTTAATAATTAGTTTTACTAATAGTTTAGAAAAATCAATTGAAATATTAGATTTAAATGGAGTTATTAAAGTTTGTGAATCATTAAAAGAAAAATTGACTAAAAATTCTAATATTTTAGGCTGCGAACTTTTTTACTATGTAAAAGAGGCTTTTAATATTTATTTATTGATTTTAAAAAAATATCAATTGAACACAAAGGATTTAGAACAAAAAAATCAGCCCTTTTATCAACGTTTAGAGTTGTGTAGTAGTGCATCAGAGCTGTTCTTATGCTTTGAAAAATATATAAAAGAATCCTTTGAAATGATAGTAAAAGATAAAAAACAGGAAGATTTAAGACCAATAAGAATAGCAAAACAATTTATAAATGATAATTATATGAAACCTATTACACTTAAAGAAGTTAGTGATTATGTGGGGTTTAATGATTCTTATTTTAGTTTTTTATTTAAAAGAGAAAATGGTATAACATTTTTAGAATATCTTTCAGAGGTTAGAATGAATAAAGCAAAGGAGCTATTAAAAAATACTGATTTAAGTGTAGCTGAAATTTGTGAAAAAGTAGGGTATAACGATTTAAAGCATTTTGTAAAAAGTTTTAAAAAATATACGGGAATTAAACCAAGTGAGTATAGGAAACTTTTTTCATAGGTGGGAAAATATAAATGAAAAAAAGAAATATTTGCTATTTATCATATCGAGTATTTTTATTTATTTTATTGTTGCTTATTTTTAATATTTTTTTATTTCTATTTTGGATGGTTACATCAATATTAGAAAAGAAATATTTTATTACCTTATCAGTATTTTTTATATTTTTAGTAACTATTATTTTTATAGGCTATAAATTTATTTATATACCCTATAAAGAAACAGCAAAGGTATTAGAGTTTTTTTCAAAGGGGTATACACTTCAGGGAATATATGAATTAAGATATCCACTTAGTCCTGAGTTTTACGATGCAATAAAAAAGTTTAAGTCTTATGTAGATGTAAATGAGATGATAAGTGCTACGAAAAGACAAGCCCAGTATCTTGCACTGCAAAATCAGATTAATCCACATTTTTTATATAACAGTTTGGAAGGTATTAGAGGAGAGGCAATATCAGCAGGATTAAATAGCTTGGCAGAAATGACAGAAGCATTAGCAACATTTTTCCGTTATATCATTTCTAATATGGAGCATTTAGTAACTTTAGAGGATGAATTAGAAAGCATTGAAAATTATTTTATGAT encodes:
- the cas1b gene encoding type I-B CRISPR-associated endonuclease Cas1b, translating into MKKDIYIFNNGELKRKDNTLYFECGEGKKYLPVENINNIWVFGEVDINKRFLEFVSEKEILIHFFNYFGYYVGTYYPREHLNSGYVTLKQAECYLNTEKRLNIAKKFVEGAANNILIILKYYKNRGCDLEREIENIRVKMGSIDSCNDIETLMAFEGNIREHYYKCFDKITKKEEYAFEKRSKRPPLNKINALISFGNSLLYTTILGEIYQTQLDPRIGYLHSTNTRKFTLNLDVSEVFKPSIVDRVIFSVINKNIISSKDFQQQLNGIILDETGKKKFIEEYNSKLETVFNYTKLNANVSYKRLIRLELYKLQKHITDDEEYTPYIGRW
- the cas2 gene encoding CRISPR-associated endonuclease Cas2, translated to MFVILVYDVGEKRVNKVLKKCRQYLNWVQNSVFEGEISEGNIKKLKMELNSIIKNNEDSVIIYNFQNTRYSDREVMGLKKNGFDIII
- a CDS encoding methyl-accepting chemotaxis protein, translated to MKKKFNLNSLNFKLTLLPLFILLITFVFITVISGYIVRVSTIKTTKEDGLNLTRQLAKRIEQSKSAYNSLNEQIEDKIKTTCNIVLSQSYINNEVLNNIAKSMGVDEINYTDPSGKIIYSNLQSSIGYTFDNKHISYSVLTGSQNNFMENIRKSTEDDNYYKYGYVHNPKGGMVQVGLLANKVQDLVEKTSYQSIIDEIGKNPNIVYALFIDTNLKAVAHTDKNRIGIELKDEGSKTAAVNGKEYSSEYYYDVKKVNVYDVLTPVYVDNKLIGAIDVGLSMKSVYDSVSRITIILSAIGIISFLVVGSILFILSKNSVTTLNEIKDYLNLMSKGDLSNNFNEKLIKKKDELGDISKAINVLQSSFKDIINDINSKTKKIENACNSLNSTSQEMAASSEQVSATMNEMAKGAQTQSQEILDVVSLMHDLAKNMDNIYEKLELVKNSAHNTKNKVNIGKSELNQLLQSIENIKESFNIVNNKVINLSNSISKVSSITDAITTIAEQTNLLALNAAIEAARAGESGRGFAVVAEEVRKLAEESRQFADEIKTLVLSINQDTKEVIVTAKEVDNQVKSQIENVDETVKSFENILDSVETIVPTIEDVYKSVDLTVHVKNDVLAKTENVSSIIEESSASTEEISASSQEMSASAQEVAHSVEELTSISNELMQSVAKFRI
- a CDS encoding response regulator, with the protein product MIKVVIADDEMKVCQLICNLIDWESIDMNIVGIANNGVEALELIKKHKPDIVITDIRMPGYDGLELIKYGKEIKEDIDFIIISGYSHFEYAKTAIKYGVIDYLLKPIKKDELLEILYKIRKKNKQRDEDISNENIKLNLKKDLSKLRSLFFVEKLLNSNKNIKKLTLEECNTNYYFKFQKGIFQILIIKFDYEYAAQIENSLNIIKDKITNIIEKMLRPECFEIEVYFNNSRGYCLLNYKEENKKIIRKLIKNCLDEFIIQKNIYGRIEFTIGLGVAVKDINEIENSLFTAEAAVDQRLIEGTEKIIENIQLKNNKDTSLIISFTNSLEKSIEILDLNGVIKVCESLKEKLTKNSNILGCELFYYVKEAFNIYLLILKKYQLNTKDLEQKNQPFYQRLELCSSASELFLCFEKYIKESFEMIVKDKKQEDLRPIRIAKQFINDNYMKPITLKEVSDYVGFNDSYFSFLFKRENGITFLEYLSEVRMNKAKELLKNTDLSVAEICEKVGYNDLKHFVKSFKKYTGIKPSEYRKLFS
- a CDS encoding sensor histidine kinase, which encodes MVTSILEKKYFITLSVFFIFLVTIIFIGYKFIYIPYKETAKVLEFFSKGYTLQGIYELRYPLSPEFYDAIKKFKSYVDVNEMISATKRQAQYLALQNQINPHFLYNSLEGIRGEAISAGLNSLAEMTEALATFFRYIISNMEHLVTLEDELESIENYFMIHCIIKCNR